The Thermus aquaticus DNA window AGGCCCGGGAAGAGGGGGGGTGGAGAGAAGACTGCCCCCCCATACCCCCCGGCTTCTCGGGCCTCTCAGGGCGGGTCCTCGGGGAGGCAAGTCGGGGATTTTGCCGTCCTAGAGGGCGAAAATGGCCGATTTGCGCGGTGCGGGCCGCCCCCCCAAAACCCCAGTTGCCGCATCGGTTCAGGCCTCAGTTGGCTAGCCAAGTACCTGGCAAAGGCAAAAACCCAGGTGAGCTAGCTAAAGTACCTGGCCAAGGAAAAAAGGGCCGCCGCCTAGGTTAGCTAGCCAAGTACCTGGCTAAAAGAACCCTGGGGGTTGCACCCCCACCCCTACCCCCCCCACCCCCGCCTGATAACCTTGATAGCCACCATCGGCGTGTGCACTTTTGGGGGTTTGCGCCGTCTAGGAGCGCATTCGCTTGAGCCAGCGCGAGGCGGTGTTCCTGTGCACCCCCGCCTCCCGGGCCAGGGCGGTGGGGGTAACCCGCTCCCCCCTCGCCTGAAGCCTCCTGAGGGCTTCCACCAGGGCCTCCTCGGCCTTCCCCCGCCGCTTCCGGTTAGCCGCCTCGAGGTTGGCCATCCGCTTGGGGCGGGTGGCCTCCAAATGGCTTTCCAGCTTTTCCCCCTCCAGGGGCTCCACCAGGGCCCGGGCCGCGGGGGAAAGCCGGGACCGGTCCGGCCTGCCCGTACCCGATACCGGCCACACCTTCGTCCCCCGGTAGCGGTAGAAGGTCCATTTGGACACGCTTTTGACGATGGTAGCCTCCACCTCCTTCCAGGGCAGGGGCCCCTGGGGGTGGTCCCGGAAAAGCTCCCGGTTCAGCCGGTGGGCCTCGTGGGCCACCGCCTGCCGGAAGAGCTCAAAGCCGTTCGGCTTCCCCCGGTACATGGCCACCACGCCGTAGGCGAAGGCCCGCACATGGTCAAACAGGGTGCAGTTGCGCCCGTAGGTGGCCGTGTCCAGGTAGGCCAGGGCCCGCCTCCTTGGGGTGAGTTCCCTAAGCTCCTCCAGGAGGCCGGGGAGGTCCC harbors:
- a CDS encoding primase C-terminal domain-containing protein; translation: PPRAAKGEGFTLGALFAGLAFLLGDGRLLPLTLSNPRAPWKAHIVYELEPPIWLSSPKAHEGQANPFALVREVDALLRAYFGADPAYNGLLGRNPLAHPYLIGGGKLWDLPGLLEELRELTPRRRALAYLDTATYGRNCTLFDHVRAFAYGVVAMYRGKPNGFELFRQAVAHEAHRLNRELFRDHPQGPLPWKEVEATIVKSVSKWTFYRYRGTKVWPVSGTGRPDRSRLSPAARALVEPLEGEKLESHLEATRPKRMANLEAANRKRRGKAEEALVEALRRLQARGERVTPTALAREAGVHRNTASRWLKRMRS